From Phoenix dactylifera cultivar Barhee BC4 unplaced genomic scaffold, palm_55x_up_171113_PBpolish2nd_filt_p 001910F, whole genome shotgun sequence, the proteins below share one genomic window:
- the LOC120109219 gene encoding FHA domain-containing protein FHA2-like: MAMVGGGGCAAPAAAAGAGEVEAGFAKLQGEDFEYYMQTYSIMLGRNSKKSAVDVDLSSLGGGMNISRHHARIFYDFQRRRFALDVIGKNGCLVEGVLHLPGNPPVKLDSQDLLQIGDKRFYFLLPTRSIFASAAAARHAPPLPLLHPPSAAAVPPHFSRKGRPRPSEFRDGSYDDDDDDREEEGEEDGVDDGVGHVGIAGKKIRRRGSSGDVEGFAGYGVGASGAALPGKAGPSSGQFDKKSETRSRADREADNHQLLQLEEKDVVSSVATVLSDLCGPGEWMPMVKLHAELVEQYGNIWHHSRVRRYLTSEDWPPNETKGRPWFGLLTLLRKYPEHFVINTRSKGRVTSEFVSLVSLLS, from the exons ATGGCGATGGTCGGAGGCGGAGGCTGCGCTGCCcccgcggcggcggcgggggccGGGGAGGTGGAGGCCGGGTTCGCGAAGCTCCAGGGGGAGGACTTCGAGTACTACATGCAGACCTACTCGATCATGCTGGGCCGCAACAGCAAGAAGTCGGCGGTGGACGTCGACCTCTCGAGCCTCGGCGGCGGTATGAACATCTCCCGGCACCACGCCCGCATCTTCTACGACTTCCAGCGTCGCCGCTTCGCCCTCGACGTCATCGGCAAGAATGGCTGCCTCGTCGAGGGCGTCCTCCACCTCCCCGGCAACCCCCCCGTCAAGCTCGACTCCCAGGACCTCCTCCAGATCGGCGACAAGCGCTTCTACTTCCTCCTCCCCACCCGCTCCATCTTCGCCTCCGCCGCTGCCGCCCGCCACGCGCCGCCGCTGCCCCTTCTCCATCCTCCCAGTGCCGCTGCCGTGCCGCCGCACTTCTCCCGCAAGGGCCGCCCCCGCCCGTCTGAGTTCCGCGACGGCTCctacgacgacgacgacgacgatcgggaagaggagggggaggaggatggGGTGGATGATGGCGTGGGACACGTCGGCATTGCGGGGAAGAAGATTAGGAGGAGGGGATCATCTGGAGATGTGGAGGGGTTTGCGGGATATGGAGTAGGTGCCTCCGGAGCTGCGCTTCCCGGGAAGGCGGGACCTTCTTCGGGACAATTCG ATAAAAAGTCGGAGACAAGATCAAGGGCTGACAGGGAAGCAGATAATCATCAACTCTTGCAATTAGAAGAGAAGGATGTTGTTTCATCTGTAGCCACAGTACTGTCTGATCTTTGTGGCCCTGGAGAGTGGATGCCTATGGTAAAACTTCATGCGGAG CTTGTTGAGCAGTATGGCAACATATGGCACCACAGTAGGGTTAGAAGATATCTGACATCTGAGGACTGGCCACCAAATGAAACCAAAGGCAGGCCATGGTTTGGCCTGCTGACGCTGCTTAGGAAATACCCGGAGCATTTTGTGATCAACACGAGGTCGAAAGGGAGAGTGACCTCGGAGTTTGTCTCGTTGGTTTCCTTGCTCTCATAA
- the LOC103709391 gene encoding uncharacterized protein LOC103709391, whose product MGVFGEGSRWCFCSGGGRSEKVKGSIFATKGPAFAAISGAGGGGGAGTGFLIHRNLLLTSHANLPSVAAAEAAEIRLFHGRLPARLVPHRFFITSSVLDLTIVGFDTVDVDSTSQGQQPHYLKTCCNPSLDLGSVVYLLGHTDKKELMVGEGKVVIATDNLIKLSTDGGTWCPGSAGFDVQGNLAFMVCDPMKLASSPTARSSSASSSSSLSWKKDLPMQFGIPIPIICDWLNQHWEGSFDEVSKPKLPLIRLMSSGQKNEHSCASFTMRRVFKSTEEDDDISSSQIASKSIHQIGSSSSANAKISQGENQLVDLCAAHEQGILTPEIFESPRLTSGPVHEMEHAPVQLLDINFPPRAPRSIVLPLPLKQLFSNQNNVEEPKLGNPSRETGHAMSEVPHANSEADHKVLQVGPCPEDCCSEVQSSSSPLVVSEFRNEGDGFSSGEETMYSAETMESRNIPSPKESKLQHVGRSQSCVNYSRWNSTQRNSAARRGALQKQRTIIPVRKTRSQAAPQGSHDYFSPTVSSSMKKRNSTEQPMRPRQSVVQVSPRWMF is encoded by the exons ATGGGGGTTTTTGGAGAGGGGTCGCGGTGGTGCTTCTGCTCGGGTGGAGGGAGGTCGGAGAAAGTTAAAGGTAGCATCTTTGCTACCAAAGGCCCCGCCTTTGCCGCCATCTCCGGCGCCGGTGGTGGAGGTGGCGCGGGGACTGGATTTCTTATCCACCGCAACCTCCTGCTCACCAGCCACGCCAACCTCCCCTccgtcgccgccgccgaggccgccgagatccgccTCTTCCACGGTCGCCTCCCCGCCCGCCTCGTCCCCCATAG ATTTTTCATTACCAGTTCTGTTCTTGATCTTACAATTGTGGGGTTTGATACTGTGGATGTTGACTCAACTTCACAGGGGCAGCAGCCTCATTACTTGAAGACCTGCTGCAACCCGAGCCTTGATCTGGGCAGTGTGGTTTACCTTCTAGGGCACACAGACAAAAAGGAGCTGATGGTTGGTGAGGGCAAAGTAGTGATAGCCACTGACAATCTCATAAAACTTTCGACAGATGGAGGGACATGGTGCCCAGGATCTGCTGGTTTTGATGTCCAAGGAAATCTTGCTTTCATGGTCTGTGATCCAATGAAACTTGCCTCATCTCCTACTGCAAGATCATCATCTgcatcttcttcatcatctctATCCTGGAAGAAGGATTTACCCATGCAATTCGGGATTCCAATTCCTATCATCTGTGATTGGTTGAATCAGCACTGGGAAGGTAGCTTTGATGAGGTCAGCAAGCCCAAGTTGCCTCTTATTCGATTGATGTCTTCTGGACAGAAGAATGAGCATTCTTGTGCTTCTTTCACCATGCGTAGGGTATTCAAGTCCactgaggaagatgatgatatTTCATCCTCACAGATAGCTTCAAAATCTATACATCAGATTGGATCAAGTAGTTCAGCCAATGCAAAAATTTCtcaaggggaaaaccaacttgTTGATTTATGTGCAGCCCATGAGCAGGGAATTCTGACACCCGAAATCTTTGAATCTCCTAGGCTGACTTCTGGGCCAGTTCATGAGATGGAACATGCCCCAGTACAGCTCTTGGATATTAATTTCCCTCCTAGAGCTCCAAGATCTATTGTTCTGCCACTTCCCCTCAAACAGTTGTTCTCTAATCAAAATAATGTTGAAGAACCTAAACTTGGAAATCCATCAAGAGAAACTGGTCATGCAATGTCGGAGGTGCCACATGCCAATTCTGAAGCAGATCATAAGGTTCTTCAAGTTGGTCCATGTCCAGAGGATTGCTGCAGTGAGGTGCAGTCGAGTTCATCTCCATTGGTGGTTTCGGAATTTCGAAATGAGGGGGATGGGTTTAGTAGCGGGGAGGAAACTATGTACTCGGCTGAAACTATGGAGAGCAGAAACATTCCGAGTCCCAAGGAGAGCAAGCTTCAGCATGTTGGCAGGAGCCAAAGCTGTGTGAACTACAGCAGATGGAATTCTACTCAGAGGAACTCGGCAGCACGGAGGGGTGCCTTACAAAAGCAGCGCACTATAATCCCCGTGAGAAAGACACGCTCACAAGCTGCGCCTCAAGGGAGTCATGATTATTTCAGCCCGACTGTCTCCTCGAGCATGAAGAAGAGGAACAGCACAGAGCAACCGATGAGGCCCCGCCAAAGTGTTGTTCAAGTGTCTCCGAGATGGATGTTCTGA